A single region of the Streptomyces virginiae genome encodes:
- a CDS encoding putative T7SS-secreted protein, with translation MTDWGGLLDKGLQKLDDGWEGTKKVVGQGVDKATDGIGAGLEYVGADDWADKVEDWGDDFASDMGASVGEQQLGQSEQANELVHGKPAKIRESAKHLKDFQGAFDRVGQGMRALDSGHWKGQAADAFREKFAMHPTDWLHASDACEVAAGALTRYAETVEWAQKQAQQAIDLYKAAVKAAKDAHESYAAKVETYNATAKAGRDPGPEPQKPGDVGKADARRAHEILNEARRQRDEAAGAVAKTMDAALAHAPKEPSATDRALAGITDYYGGQAVELNHFVGGVVKGTAGLLNFARGLNPMDPYNLTHPAEYQQNLNMTLAGLVSTAAHPERIPGALIDSFKDDPSEGLGRLVPELLGTKGFGGARAGVRVAEAAATKPSAWSHLAKPTKGVTERPSIHADSVGKKDAQKFIDDQYPWLKDMNNTNMPGYQYNCTNNVVTLDRRLDGVEVSAAPKTGPGDIPYKELGVEPSAKKVVGTYDDIVKDLEARGPDSRSVVAISRHGMAGHVFNAVNTPHGVVFLDGQTGKLATLETHNISEIAHVPYR, from the coding sequence ATGACGGACTGGGGCGGCCTGCTGGACAAGGGCCTGCAGAAGCTGGACGACGGCTGGGAGGGGACGAAGAAGGTCGTCGGGCAGGGCGTCGACAAGGCCACCGACGGGATCGGTGCCGGCCTGGAGTACGTCGGGGCGGACGACTGGGCGGACAAGGTCGAGGACTGGGGCGACGACTTCGCCTCGGACATGGGCGCTTCGGTCGGCGAGCAGCAGCTCGGCCAGAGCGAGCAGGCGAACGAACTGGTGCACGGCAAGCCCGCGAAGATCCGGGAGTCGGCGAAGCACCTGAAGGACTTCCAGGGCGCGTTCGACCGGGTCGGCCAGGGCATGCGGGCGCTGGACTCGGGTCACTGGAAGGGGCAGGCGGCCGACGCGTTCCGCGAGAAGTTCGCCATGCACCCCACGGACTGGCTGCACGCCTCCGACGCCTGCGAGGTGGCGGCGGGCGCGCTGACCCGGTACGCGGAGACGGTGGAGTGGGCGCAGAAGCAGGCGCAGCAGGCCATCGACCTGTACAAGGCGGCGGTCAAGGCCGCCAAGGACGCCCACGAGTCGTACGCCGCGAAGGTCGAGACCTACAACGCGACGGCGAAGGCCGGCCGGGATCCCGGACCGGAGCCGCAGAAGCCGGGCGACGTGGGCAAGGCCGACGCCCGGCGGGCCCACGAGATCCTGAACGAGGCCCGCAGGCAGCGCGACGAGGCCGCCGGGGCCGTGGCCAAGACGATGGACGCGGCCCTCGCGCACGCCCCGAAGGAGCCCTCGGCGACGGACCGGGCGCTGGCCGGGATCACCGACTACTACGGCGGCCAGGCGGTGGAGCTCAACCACTTCGTCGGCGGCGTGGTCAAGGGCACGGCCGGGCTGCTCAACTTCGCCCGCGGCCTGAACCCGATGGACCCGTACAACCTCACCCACCCCGCCGAGTACCAGCAGAACCTCAACATGACGCTGGCCGGTCTGGTGTCGACCGCCGCCCACCCGGAGCGGATCCCGGGCGCGCTGATCGACAGCTTCAAGGACGACCCGTCGGAGGGCCTGGGCCGACTCGTGCCGGAGCTGCTCGGCACCAAGGGATTCGGCGGGGCCCGGGCGGGCGTGCGGGTCGCGGAGGCGGCGGCGACGAAGCCCTCGGCCTGGTCGCACCTGGCGAAGCCGACCAAGGGCGTGACGGAGCGGCCCTCGATCCACGCCGACTCGGTCGGGAAGAAGGACGCCCAGAAGTTCATCGACGACCAGTACCCGTGGCTCAAGGACATGAACAACACGAACATGCCGGGCTACCAGTACAACTGCACCAACAACGTGGTGACGCTGGACCGCCGGCTGGACGGCGTGGAGGTCTCGGCCGCGCCGAAGACCGGGCCGGGCGACATCCCGTACAAGGAACTGGGTGTGGAGCCGAGCGCGAAGAAGGTCGTCGGCACCTACGACGACATCGTCAAGGACCTGGAGGCGCGGGGGCCGGATTCGCGCAGTGTCGTCGCGATCTCCCGCCACGGGATGGCCGGTCACGTCTTCAACGCGGTGAACACGCCCCACGGTGTCGTCTTCCTGGACGGCCAGACGGGGAAGCTGGCCACACTCGAGACACACAACATCAGCGAGATCGCCCATGTCCCCTACCGCTAG
- a CDS encoding YrhB domain-containing protein, with amino-acid sequence MLTLNEALEAARARLEQAFASEPWTIVLQPELTQEHELAWIVRYDTQESIDAGDPMVGPFNKLVIVPKDGSRVDFPPTHLPLDEYLAYVRHGGWQRAGLAKTSKAEPWQTALEWLLSTYNGLVELVGIDPVAEDAGTWLFACRTTEQPGYPRTPMLAASLVVPKDYGEPFHPASNDPWGDASAYTRDPVERDAQTQARRLNARGCVVTTAAAIAGGPSSPLPWQPAHEAPGWWELLLRRYFPAARELRCVSWDEVITRAEETGPDTQGVVWVRRVIGGTEVSGHLLYVHNNNGQVAFLDGMTGGLARLDQVGVLQLVFARVEPGVEDAAAAPDLATARHKAERWLRRTYAEPVELVEPAAEDETARGWLFACQTTAALRTGDWRRGMLDAAVVVPKGPQEPFLLPNSDPWGFLAAWDRDQPAGPSPVPDKADWFTSTMAELGPVLSVSEYPTVTAAVEGLAALPAGGRALVWVRRLDARGRESTGLLLAGLHSESGMVGLIDSAAQELRDLDGFRESGVRVVRYR; translated from the coding sequence ATGCTCACGTTGAACGAGGCCCTCGAAGCGGCCCGGGCCCGCCTGGAGCAGGCGTTCGCCTCGGAGCCGTGGACGATCGTGCTGCAGCCGGAGCTCACCCAGGAGCACGAGCTGGCCTGGATCGTCCGGTACGACACCCAGGAGAGCATCGACGCCGGGGACCCCATGGTGGGTCCGTTCAACAAACTGGTGATCGTGCCCAAGGACGGGTCCCGGGTGGACTTCCCCCCGACGCACCTGCCCCTCGACGAATACCTCGCCTACGTCCGCCACGGCGGCTGGCAGCGGGCGGGCCTGGCGAAGACCTCCAAGGCCGAGCCGTGGCAGACCGCGCTGGAGTGGCTGCTGTCCACCTACAACGGGCTCGTCGAGCTGGTGGGCATCGACCCCGTCGCCGAGGACGCCGGGACCTGGCTGTTCGCCTGTCGGACCACCGAGCAGCCGGGCTATCCGCGGACGCCGATGCTGGCCGCGTCGCTCGTGGTGCCCAAGGACTACGGGGAGCCCTTCCATCCCGCGTCGAACGATCCGTGGGGCGACGCCTCGGCGTACACGCGGGACCCGGTGGAGCGCGACGCGCAGACCCAGGCCCGGCGGCTGAACGCGCGCGGCTGCGTGGTCACGACGGCCGCGGCGATCGCGGGCGGCCCCTCCTCGCCGTTGCCCTGGCAGCCCGCGCACGAGGCGCCCGGCTGGTGGGAGCTGCTGCTGCGCCGCTACTTCCCCGCCGCCCGCGAGCTGCGGTGCGTGAGCTGGGACGAGGTGATCACGCGGGCCGAGGAGACCGGACCGGACACCCAGGGCGTGGTGTGGGTGCGGCGGGTCATCGGCGGCACCGAGGTCAGCGGGCACCTGCTGTACGTGCACAACAACAACGGCCAGGTGGCGTTCCTGGACGGGATGACCGGCGGGCTGGCCCGGCTGGACCAGGTCGGGGTGCTGCAGCTGGTCTTCGCCCGGGTCGAGCCCGGGGTCGAGGACGCGGCGGCGGCGCCCGACCTCGCCACCGCCCGGCACAAGGCCGAGCGGTGGCTGAGGCGGACCTATGCGGAACCCGTCGAGCTGGTGGAGCCGGCCGCCGAGGACGAGACCGCCCGGGGGTGGCTGTTCGCCTGCCAGACGACGGCCGCGCTGCGCACCGGTGACTGGCGCCGAGGGATGCTCGACGCCGCGGTGGTCGTGCCGAAGGGGCCTCAGGAGCCGTTCCTGCTGCCCAACTCCGATCCCTGGGGGTTCCTGGCCGCCTGGGACCGGGACCAGCCGGCGGGGCCTTCGCCCGTGCCGGACAAGGCCGACTGGTTCACCTCCACGATGGCGGAGCTGGGCCCGGTGCTGTCCGTCTCGGAGTATCCGACCGTGACCGCGGCCGTCGAGGGACTCGCGGCCCTGCCGGCCGGGGGCCGAGCCCTGGTGTGGGTACGGCGGCTGGACGCGCGCGGGCGGGAGAGCACCGGGCTGCTGCTCGCCGGGCTGCACAGCGAGTCGGGGATGGTGGGGCTGATCGACTCCGCCGCGCAGGAGCTGCGGGACCTGGACGGCTTCCGCGAGTCCGGGGTGCGCGTGGTCCGGTATCGGTGA
- a CDS encoding FHA domain-containing protein FhaB/FipA has translation MSELTLTVMRLGFLAVLWLFVIVAVQVIRSDLFGTRVTQRGSRRNGAGAGGAPQQAGGRQATPPQQRQRRGAPTKLVVSEGILTGTTVALAGQTITLGRAHDSTIVLDDDYASSRHARIYPDRDGQWIVEDLGSTNGTYLDRTRLTTPTPIPPGAPIRIGKTVIELRK, from the coding sequence ATGTCAGAGCTGACCCTGACGGTCATGCGGTTGGGTTTCCTGGCCGTTCTGTGGCTGTTCGTCATCGTGGCCGTCCAGGTCATCCGCAGCGATCTCTTCGGGACGCGCGTGACCCAACGCGGCTCCCGTCGTAACGGCGCGGGCGCCGGCGGCGCCCCGCAGCAGGCGGGTGGCCGGCAGGCCACGCCTCCGCAGCAGCGCCAGCGGCGCGGGGCACCCACCAAACTCGTCGTCTCCGAGGGCATCCTCACGGGAACCACGGTGGCCCTCGCCGGCCAGACGATCACGCTTGGCCGCGCGCACGACTCCACGATCGTGCTGGACGACGACTACGCGTCCAGCCGCCATGCCAGGATCTATCCCGACCGTGACGGCCAGTGGATCGTCGAGGATCTCGGGTCCACCAACGGCACGTATCTCGACCGGACCCGGCTGACCACCCCGACGCCCATTCCGCCGGGCGCACCGATCCGCATCGGCAAGACCGTCATCGAGCTGCGGAAGTAG
- a CDS encoding acyl-CoA dehydrogenase family protein, giving the protein MDFTFTEEQQAAVEAARAVFADVAPDGVPSPALTPGAVADDFDRPLWAKLASSDLLSLVLAEEHGGAGLDAVALCLVLREAARVLARVPLLEHCATAMAVQAHGSPELAAALLPGAGNGTLVLTAAAHGRSGHDPAELAVIARREGEAWILEGTQTAVPWAHGADWIAVPAHTGEGEAVLALVPRAAEGLALAEQVSTTGERLAELALDGVRVDATHLIETPGAWERLRQLLATGTCALALGLGENVLTMTSLYTGKREQFGFPVATFQAVAVQAADRYIDLRAMEVTLWQAAWRLDAATGGAGGPLPSSGDVAVAKIWAAEGVRRVVQTAQHLHGGFGADTDYPLHRYHAWAKQLELQLGPAAAHEEALGDLLAAHPLA; this is encoded by the coding sequence GTGGACTTCACCTTCACCGAGGAGCAGCAGGCCGCCGTCGAGGCGGCCCGGGCCGTCTTCGCGGATGTCGCGCCCGACGGCGTGCCCAGCCCCGCTCTGACCCCGGGGGCCGTCGCCGACGACTTCGACCGCCCGCTGTGGGCCAAGCTCGCCTCATCGGACCTGCTGAGCCTGGTGCTCGCCGAGGAGCACGGCGGAGCGGGGCTGGACGCCGTCGCCCTGTGCCTGGTGCTGCGCGAGGCCGCCCGGGTGCTGGCACGGGTCCCGCTGCTGGAGCACTGCGCCACCGCCATGGCCGTGCAGGCCCACGGCAGCCCGGAACTGGCCGCCGCCCTGCTGCCCGGCGCCGGGAACGGCACCCTCGTGCTCACCGCCGCCGCCCACGGACGCTCCGGCCACGACCCGGCCGAACTCGCCGTCATCGCCCGCCGCGAGGGCGAGGCGTGGATCCTGGAAGGTACGCAGACCGCGGTGCCCTGGGCGCACGGCGCGGACTGGATCGCCGTACCCGCGCACACCGGCGAGGGTGAGGCCGTCCTCGCGCTCGTCCCACGGGCCGCCGAAGGGCTGGCCCTCGCCGAGCAGGTCTCCACGACTGGGGAGCGGCTCGCCGAACTCGCCCTCGACGGCGTGCGGGTGGACGCCACGCACCTCATCGAAACCCCGGGAGCCTGGGAGCGGCTACGTCAGCTCCTCGCCACCGGGACCTGCGCGCTGGCACTCGGACTCGGCGAGAACGTCCTCACCATGACCAGCCTGTACACCGGCAAGCGCGAGCAGTTCGGCTTCCCGGTGGCCACCTTCCAGGCCGTCGCCGTCCAGGCCGCCGACCGGTACATCGACCTGCGCGCCATGGAGGTCACCCTGTGGCAGGCCGCCTGGCGGCTCGACGCGGCGACCGGCGGCGCCGGTGGTCCGCTGCCGAGCTCCGGTGATGTCGCGGTCGCCAAGATCTGGGCCGCGGAAGGTGTGCGCCGGGTCGTACAGACCGCCCAGCACCTGCACGGCGGATTCGGCGCCGACACCGACTATCCGCTGCACCGCTACCACGCCTGGGCCAAGCAGCTGGAGCTCCAGCTGGGCCCGGCCGCCGCGCACGAGGAGGCCTTGGGCGACCTGCTGGCCGCCCACCCCCTCGCCTGA
- a CDS encoding FhaA domain-containing protein, whose amino-acid sequence MGVLKRFEQRLEGLVNGTFAKVFKSEVQPVEIAGALQRECDNNATIWNRERTVVPNDFIVELSAGDYDRLSPYSGQLGDELAGLVRDYAKQQRYSFMGPIKVNLEKADDLDTGLYRVRSRTLASSTSQPQAGPPSPQGGYGYPPENQPQGGYGYPPVAAPPMPSAPPPGGPGARRPAPVGPAGPAPAAGPGGPRRHWIEINGTRHQISRPTLVLGRSTEADVRIDDPGVSRRHCEIRTGTPSTIQDLGSTNGIVVDGQHTTRATLRDGSRIVVGSTTIIYRQAEG is encoded by the coding sequence ATGGGAGTTCTGAAGCGGTTCGAGCAGCGACTCGAAGGTCTGGTGAACGGCACCTTCGCCAAGGTGTTCAAGTCCGAGGTCCAGCCGGTGGAGATCGCCGGAGCCCTCCAGCGGGAGTGCGACAACAACGCCACCATCTGGAACCGCGAGCGGACCGTCGTCCCCAACGACTTCATCGTGGAGCTCAGCGCCGGCGACTACGACCGTCTGAGCCCCTACTCCGGGCAGCTCGGCGACGAGCTCGCGGGCCTCGTCCGCGACTACGCCAAGCAGCAGCGCTACAGCTTCATGGGCCCCATCAAGGTCAACCTGGAGAAGGCCGACGACCTCGACACCGGGCTCTACCGGGTCCGCAGCCGTACCCTGGCCTCCAGCACCTCCCAGCCGCAGGCAGGACCGCCCTCACCGCAGGGCGGCTACGGCTACCCGCCGGAGAACCAGCCACAGGGCGGCTACGGATATCCCCCGGTCGCGGCCCCGCCCATGCCCAGCGCCCCGCCCCCGGGCGGACCCGGCGCTCGGCGGCCCGCCCCGGTCGGACCCGCCGGACCGGCCCCCGCGGCCGGCCCGGGTGGCCCCCGGCGCCACTGGATCGAGATCAACGGCACCCGCCACCAGATCTCGCGCCCCACGCTCGTACTCGGCCGAAGCACGGAAGCCGACGTGCGGATCGACGACCCCGGCGTATCGCGCCGGCACTGTGAGATCCGGACCGGAACGCCCTCGACGATCCAGGATCTCGGGTCCACCAACGGCATCGTGGTGGACGGGCAGCACACCACCCGCGCTACGCTCCGCGACGGCTCGCGGATCGTCGTGGGCAGTACCACCATCATTTACCGGCAAGCCGAAGGGTGA
- a CDS encoding rhodanese-like domain-containing protein: MNFGPLPSVDATAVPSEGFVLDVREDDEWAAGHVEGALHIPMSDFVARFGELTESVEDGRRVYVMCRVGGRSAQVTQYLVRQEIDAVNVDGGMQAWDGAGRPMVTDNGNPAFVL; encoded by the coding sequence ATGAACTTCGGACCGCTTCCCTCGGTGGACGCCACCGCGGTGCCCTCCGAAGGCTTTGTCCTCGACGTCCGTGAGGACGACGAATGGGCGGCCGGCCACGTCGAGGGTGCTCTGCACATCCCGATGAGCGACTTCGTGGCCCGCTTCGGTGAGCTCACCGAGTCGGTCGAGGACGGTCGCCGGGTGTACGTGATGTGCCGGGTCGGCGGGCGTTCCGCGCAGGTCACCCAGTACCTGGTGCGCCAGGAGATCGACGCGGTGAACGTCGACGGCGGGATGCAGGCCTGGGACGGTGCCGGGCGCCCGATGGTGACGGACAACGGGAACCCGGCCTTCGTCCTCTGA
- a CDS encoding DUF2252 domain-containing protein yields the protein MAAIAGQRIPDVAGFAPRVAAGSPKEEGKALRARLPRSAHAAFVAPAGRPDAVRAVEESNAGRVAELTPIRVGRMAANPFAFLRGAAGLMAHDLSGGPVTGVGAQICGDAHAANFGLYGDASGRLVIDLNDFDETVFGPWEWDVKRLAASLVLAGRVAGADEDTCRAAALDAVGAYRHTMRLLAKLPALDAWNAIADEELVSHADARDLLGTLERVSEKARNNTSARFAAKSTEIGPDGGRRFVDALPVLRRVGDGEAAAVAASLGPYLQTLQGDRLPLLARYAIQDVAFRVVGTGSVGTRSYVVLLLDHRGEPLVLQVKEARPSVLLPHLPGLGFAPAPEQHEGLRVVAGQKRMQVVSDIMLGWTTVEGRPFQVRQFRNRKGSVDPAALAVDQIDDYGRMTGALLARAHAHSVDPRLLAGYCGKNDELDQAMATFAVAYADRTEADHADLVAAVRAGRIAAELGV from the coding sequence ATGGCGGCGATTGCGGGTCAGCGGATTCCGGACGTGGCGGGCTTCGCTCCGAGGGTGGCGGCCGGTTCGCCGAAGGAGGAGGGCAAGGCGCTGCGCGCCCGCCTGCCGCGGTCGGCGCACGCCGCCTTCGTGGCGCCGGCCGGACGGCCGGACGCCGTGCGCGCGGTGGAGGAGTCGAACGCCGGGCGGGTCGCCGAGCTGACGCCGATACGGGTCGGCCGGATGGCCGCGAACCCCTTCGCGTTCCTGCGGGGCGCGGCCGGGCTGATGGCCCACGACCTGTCCGGTGGACCGGTGACCGGGGTCGGCGCGCAGATCTGCGGCGACGCGCACGCGGCGAACTTCGGTCTGTACGGGGACGCGAGCGGGCGGCTCGTCATCGACCTCAACGACTTCGACGAGACCGTGTTCGGCCCGTGGGAGTGGGACGTGAAGCGGCTGGCGGCCTCGCTGGTGCTGGCGGGCCGGGTGGCGGGCGCGGACGAGGACACCTGCCGGGCGGCCGCCCTCGACGCCGTCGGCGCCTACCGGCACACCATGCGGCTCCTGGCCAAGCTGCCCGCCCTCGACGCGTGGAACGCCATCGCCGACGAGGAGCTGGTCTCGCACGCCGACGCCCGCGATCTGCTGGGCACGCTGGAGCGGGTCTCGGAGAAGGCCCGCAACAACACCTCCGCGCGGTTCGCCGCCAAGTCCACGGAGATAGGGCCGGACGGCGGCCGTCGCTTCGTCGACGCGCTGCCCGTGCTGCGCCGGGTCGGGGACGGGGAGGCGGCGGCCGTGGCGGCCTCGCTCGGCCCCTACCTGCAGACGCTGCAGGGCGACCGACTGCCGCTGCTGGCCCGGTACGCGATCCAGGACGTGGCCTTCCGCGTGGTGGGCACCGGGAGCGTCGGCACCCGCTCGTACGTGGTCCTGCTGCTGGACCACCGGGGCGAGCCGCTGGTGCTCCAGGTCAAGGAGGCGCGGCCCTCGGTGCTGCTGCCGCACCTGCCCGGGCTGGGCTTCGCGCCGGCCCCGGAGCAGCACGAGGGCCTTCGGGTGGTGGCCGGGCAGAAGCGGATGCAGGTGGTCTCCGACATCATGCTGGGCTGGACCACGGTGGAGGGCCGGCCCTTCCAGGTGCGGCAGTTCCGCAACCGCAAGGGCAGCGTGGACCCGGCGGCGTTGGCCGTCGACCAGATCGACGACTACGGGCGGATGACCGGCGCCCTGCTGGCCCGGGCGCACGCGCACAGTGTCGACCCGCGGCTGCTGGCCGGGTACTGCGGGAAGAACGACGAGCTGGACCAGGCGATGGCGACCTTCGCCGTGGCCTACGCCGACCGCACCGAGGCCGATCACGCCGATCTGGTGGCGGCGGTGCGGGCCGGCCGGATCGCGGCGGAGCTCGGGGTCTGA
- a CDS encoding response regulator encodes MTAEVIRVVIADDEPLIRAGIRMILTSASDIEVVAEAANGKEAVDLARSHAPDVMLLDIQMPVMDGLSALGELRRAVPQVRALILTTFGEKENVLRALGEGGAGFLLKDSAPGELIGAVRAAAAGDAYLSPGATRHVVDQLASGKAAVRGEVARRQVAELSDRERGVLALLGEGLSNAEAGRRLHMSEATVKTYVSRILAKLDCENRVQAALLARDAGL; translated from the coding sequence GTGACAGCCGAAGTGATCAGAGTGGTGATCGCCGATGACGAGCCACTGATCCGGGCCGGGATCAGGATGATCCTGACCTCGGCGTCGGACATCGAGGTCGTCGCGGAGGCGGCGAACGGCAAGGAGGCGGTGGACCTGGCCCGCTCGCACGCGCCCGACGTGATGCTGCTCGACATTCAGATGCCGGTGATGGACGGGCTGTCGGCGCTGGGCGAGCTGCGACGGGCCGTGCCGCAGGTGCGGGCGCTGATCCTGACCACCTTCGGCGAGAAGGAGAACGTGCTGCGGGCGCTCGGCGAGGGCGGCGCGGGATTCCTGTTGAAGGACTCGGCGCCGGGCGAGCTGATCGGGGCGGTCCGGGCGGCGGCCGCCGGGGACGCCTACCTCTCGCCGGGGGCGACCCGGCACGTGGTGGACCAGCTGGCCTCCGGGAAGGCCGCCGTACGCGGGGAGGTGGCCCGTCGTCAGGTGGCGGAGCTCAGCGACCGGGAACGCGGAGTGCTGGCGCTGCTGGGCGAGGGCCTGTCCAACGCGGAGGCGGGCCGACGGCTGCACATGAGCGAGGCCACCGTGAAGACGTACGTGAGCCGGATCCTGGCGAAGCTGGACTGCGAGAACCGGGTGCAGGCGGCGCTGCTGGCCAGGGACGCCGGGCTGTAG
- a CDS encoding sensor histidine kinase, with amino-acid sequence MDAKAKTRAGWDWLKGPEPWTRRMLAGDLALGGVLAILGLGVEEVSNASGRRMLLGAVLAVVLTLTRRRLPGSTLVFASGVVTFLPGAFFVLPLLGWSAGRRIVGVGRALAAFTLAFVAAVGCSVVDQWAQMQPLLVIVFSTLMFLATTVMPGLASRYWSQRRTLLRALQERNGQLLRERAMVAGQARLRERQRIAQDMHDSLGHQLALIAVHTGALEVDPKLTDRQREAVGVLRQASVAAMHELREVVGILRDGVEAPAPVEEAQPAARGVAGIAGVVEAARGSGTDVRMTTSGRPRPLVAACDHAAYRIVQEALTNAYKHAPGAPIAVELRYEDDSLVVEIANGPSAGPAADEVVSGGQGLTGLRERARLVGGMVHAGPVEGGGFRVAGVLPYGAEPAGVVDVADDFGQQAHAYAGGPPPGRGGEQPMDWQAVDRELAVRMPSRSGGVAVGCGIAFAAVVLLVIVFGAGAVLLIDSASDAMIDRDEFDAVHVGETEQAVRDRLPTGENFMTAGAARKGPPRPAGSECLALLAEDNSGSLGTDRIFRFCFKDGKLVEKQQYEVKQ; translated from the coding sequence GTGGATGCGAAGGCGAAGACGCGTGCCGGCTGGGACTGGCTGAAGGGCCCGGAGCCGTGGACCCGGCGGATGCTGGCCGGGGACCTGGCGCTCGGCGGCGTGCTCGCCATCCTCGGCCTGGGCGTCGAGGAGGTCAGCAACGCCTCCGGGCGGCGCATGCTGCTCGGAGCCGTGCTCGCGGTCGTGCTGACGTTGACGCGCCGCAGGCTGCCGGGGAGCACGCTCGTGTTCGCCTCGGGCGTGGTCACCTTCCTGCCCGGGGCCTTCTTCGTGCTGCCCCTGCTGGGCTGGTCGGCCGGCCGGCGGATCGTCGGGGTGGGCCGGGCGCTGGCCGCCTTCACGCTGGCCTTCGTGGCGGCGGTCGGCTGCAGCGTGGTGGATCAGTGGGCCCAGATGCAGCCGCTGCTCGTGATCGTGTTCTCCACGCTGATGTTCCTGGCGACGACCGTGATGCCGGGTCTGGCCAGCCGGTACTGGTCGCAGCGGCGCACCCTGCTGCGCGCGCTGCAGGAGCGCAACGGGCAGCTGCTGCGCGAGCGGGCCATGGTCGCCGGGCAGGCGCGGCTGCGCGAGCGTCAGCGCATCGCCCAGGACATGCACGACAGCCTCGGGCACCAGCTGGCGCTGATCGCCGTGCACACCGGCGCGCTGGAGGTGGATCCGAAGCTCACCGACCGTCAGCGCGAGGCGGTGGGCGTGCTGCGGCAGGCCTCGGTGGCCGCCATGCACGAGCTGCGCGAGGTCGTCGGCATCCTGCGCGACGGGGTGGAGGCGCCCGCGCCCGTCGAGGAGGCCCAGCCCGCGGCACGCGGGGTGGCCGGTATCGCGGGGGTGGTGGAGGCGGCCCGGGGCTCGGGGACCGACGTCCGGATGACCACGTCGGGCCGGCCGAGGCCGCTGGTCGCGGCGTGCGACCACGCCGCGTACCGGATCGTGCAGGAGGCCCTGACGAACGCGTACAAGCACGCGCCGGGGGCGCCGATCGCGGTGGAGCTGCGCTACGAGGACGACTCGCTGGTCGTGGAGATCGCCAACGGGCCGTCGGCGGGGCCGGCGGCCGACGAGGTGGTGTCGGGCGGGCAGGGCCTGACGGGGCTGCGCGAGCGGGCCCGGCTGGTCGGCGGGATGGTGCACGCGGGTCCCGTCGAGGGCGGCGGGTTCCGGGTGGCCGGGGTCCTGCCGTACGGGGCGGAGCCGGCCGGCGTGGTGGACGTGGCCGACGACTTCGGGCAGCAGGCGCACGCGTACGCGGGCGGTCCGCCGCCCGGGCGGGGCGGCGAGCAGCCGATGGACTGGCAGGCGGTGGACCGGGAGCTGGCCGTCCGTATGCCCAGCCGGTCCGGTGGGGTCGCGGTGGGCTGCGGGATCGCCTTCGCGGCGGTGGTGCTGCTGGTGATCGTGTTCGGGGCCGGTGCGGTGCTGCTGATCGACTCGGCGAGCGACGCGATGATCGACCGGGACGAGTTCGACGCCGTGCACGTGGGCGAGACCGAGCAGGCCGTCCGCGACCGGCTGCCGACCGGGGAGAACTTCATGACCGCCGGGGCCGCCAGGAAGGGGCCGCCCCGGCCCGCGGGCTCGGAGTGTCTGGCCCTGCTGGCCGAGGACAATTCGGGCTCCCTGGGAACGGACCGGATCTTCCGGTTCTGCTTCAAGGACGGCAAGCTCGTGGAAAAGCAGCAGTACGAGGTCAAGCAGTAG